From Cyclobacteriaceae bacterium, a single genomic window includes:
- a CDS encoding N-6 DNA methylase, which yields MSIKEIQSKVNRITDILRRDDGINGAMGYTEQISWVLFLKFFDDYEENKYDTAELNSKKYEFIISPQYRWSQWACPKDSDGKLDKKRAMTGSDLNEFVNNRLFPYLKDFTKSGINDPKSPKYKIGAIFDWLENKIASGHTLREVLNIVDSLDFQSQNELFELSQVYESLLKSMGSDGGNSGEFYTPRAIIKTMVDIVEPQVGQTIYDGAVGSAGFLVEGFDFLMKDDKRKNYNTSQLKTIQEDTFFGYEKTSLGYVMGMMNMILHGIESPNVYKQNTLTANIRDIQEKDRHDIILANPPFGGKEKSQIQQNFPVPTNATELLFLQHFMKMLKLNGKAAIVVPEGVLFQTNSAFAKVKEDLLQHFNLHTILSLPSGVFLPYSGVKTNVVFFDRKGATSDIWYYEVEPPYTLTKNKPLLSEHMKEFVKLFKNHKERNLGTKDWTVNVSEIKDYDLSAKNPSKQNGTDHKRPNDLLRLIKNGNDQIVHRLNEIESLLNGFDNELNTYSNIVEDKVGNLTTEMVSGFACNKSNERPGGYVHLRTHNIDLTGELNFSLMIQIDPKKVDQKKNTLRKNDILFNNTNSKELVGKTALVGQDYNYGFSNHLTRIRLKEEIINPQYLVNYLLNLHQQGYFLRICKKWIGQAGVNSSMLNATIIKYPKDIRDQERINEKVRQLNSRFKIIMEETELNIENLKKMKSSLLDKACNGEL from the coding sequence ATGAGCATTAAAGAGATACAAAGTAAGGTCAATCGAATAACAGACATCCTTAGGCGAGATGATGGGATTAATGGTGCTATGGGATATACAGAGCAAATAAGTTGGGTGTTATTTCTGAAATTCTTTGATGACTATGAAGAGAATAAATACGATACAGCAGAATTAAATAGCAAGAAATATGAATTCATAATTTCTCCTCAATACAGATGGTCTCAATGGGCTTGTCCTAAAGATTCAGATGGTAAGCTGGATAAGAAGAGAGCGATGACTGGGAGTGATCTCAACGAATTTGTAAACAATCGTCTATTTCCATATTTAAAGGATTTTACAAAATCAGGCATCAATGACCCTAAGTCACCGAAGTATAAAATAGGTGCAATTTTCGACTGGCTAGAAAACAAAATAGCTAGTGGCCATACACTTAGAGAGGTCCTAAACATTGTTGATAGTTTAGATTTTCAAAGCCAGAATGAATTGTTTGAACTCTCTCAAGTTTACGAAAGCCTACTTAAAAGCATGGGAAGTGATGGTGGCAATTCTGGAGAGTTTTATACACCTAGAGCCATTATCAAGACTATGGTCGACATAGTGGAGCCTCAAGTAGGACAGACTATATATGACGGGGCAGTAGGAAGCGCAGGTTTTTTAGTTGAGGGATTCGATTTCTTGATGAAAGACGATAAAAGAAAAAACTACAATACCTCTCAGCTCAAAACTATTCAGGAGGATACTTTTTTTGGATATGAAAAGACCTCACTTGGTTATGTTATGGGGATGATGAACATGATCCTACATGGTATTGAGAGCCCAAATGTTTATAAGCAAAACACGTTAACTGCTAACATTCGCGACATACAAGAAAAGGATCGACATGATATAATTTTGGCGAATCCTCCATTTGGAGGAAAAGAAAAGAGTCAAATTCAGCAGAACTTTCCTGTTCCAACGAATGCCACAGAACTATTGTTTCTCCAGCATTTCATGAAAATGCTAAAGCTAAATGGGAAGGCAGCTATAGTCGTTCCAGAAGGCGTATTGTTTCAGACCAATTCTGCCTTTGCAAAGGTCAAGGAGGATCTGTTACAACACTTTAATTTACACACTATCCTTAGCTTGCCGAGCGGTGTTTTTTTGCCATACAGTGGTGTAAAGACGAATGTAGTCTTTTTTGACAGAAAAGGAGCAACATCTGATATCTGGTATTATGAGGTAGAACCGCCATATACATTAACTAAAAACAAGCCTCTGCTCAGTGAGCACATGAAGGAATTTGTAAAACTTTTTAAAAACCATAAGGAGCGAAATCTGGGCACTAAGGATTGGACTGTGAACGTGAGTGAAATTAAAGACTATGATCTCTCCGCTAAAAATCCAAGCAAACAAAATGGAACAGATCATAAAAGACCCAATGATCTCCTAAGATTAATTAAAAACGGTAATGATCAAATCGTTCACCGATTAAATGAAATTGAAAGTTTACTTAATGGTTTCGATAACGAATTAAATACATATTCCAATATTGTAGAAGACAAAGTCGGGAATTTAACTACTGAAATGGTATCGGGATTTGCTTGTAATAAAAGTAATGAACGACCTGGAGGTTATGTCCATCTAAGAACACACAACATCGATCTAACTGGAGAACTCAATTTCTCTTTAATGATTCAGATTGATCCTAAAAAAGTTGATCAAAAAAAGAATACACTAAGAAAGAATGATATTCTTTTTAATAATACGAATAGCAAGGAATTAGTTGGTAAAACAGCATTAGTGGGCCAAGATTATAACTATGGATTCAGCAATCACTTAACTAGAATCAGGTTGAAAGAGGAAATTATTAATCCACAATACTTGGTTAACTATTTATTAAATCTTCATCAACAAGGATACTTTCTTAGAATCTGTAAAAAATGGATTGGTCAAGCAGGTGTAAATTCATCAATGCTTAACGCCACAATTATAAAGTATCCTAAGGACATTAGAGATCAAGAGAGGATAAATGAAAAAGTACGACAGCTAAATTCAAGATTTAAGATTATAATGGAAGAAACAGAATTAAATATTGAAAACCTGAAAAAAATGAAGTCAAGCCTCTTAGATAAAGCCTGTAATGGTGAGTTGTAA
- a CDS encoding antibiotic biosynthesis monooxygenase, with protein MKAKSFLTSFILITIITMTMGTIASAQDTNRKFRIARIEIHPEFLEAYKLALAEHAKAAVQVEPGVLALQAVYDKAHPTQVTVFEVYASEDAYQSHLKAAHFLKYKTGTTKMVKSLELVEVAPIAMEIKAELLK; from the coding sequence ATGAAAGCAAAATCATTTCTGACTTCTTTCATCCTGATCACGATCATAACAATGACCATGGGAACCATAGCCTCTGCTCAGGATACCAACAGAAAATTCCGCATCGCCAGGATCGAGATCCATCCCGAATTCCTGGAGGCTTATAAACTCGCTCTTGCCGAACATGCCAAAGCCGCCGTCCAGGTCGAACCCGGTGTTCTTGCTCTTCAGGCCGTCTACGACAAAGCTCATCCAACACAGGTCACCGTCTTTGAAGTCTACGCCAGTGAGGATGCTTATCAGTCGCACCTGAAGGCTGCACACTTTCTAAAGTATAAAACGGGGACGACGAAGATGGTGAAGTCGCTGGAACTGGTGGAAGTCGCTCCCATTGCGATGGAGATTAAAGCTGAGCTTCTGAAATAA
- a CDS encoding DUF4386 domain-containing protein, translating into MDAKNRNARIAGFLYLIVVVSGIFTLMYVPGQLIVKGDAAATVQKIVANESLYRWGIAAGFICYTAFLLLPLFLYKLLHEVNEWYARLMVVFVIVSSPISFLNLINKFAVLSIINGPGNVLQNDALQSQVMFYNGLYNYGILITFIFWGLWLLPFGYLVFRSGFLPKFLGILLMIGCFGYLINVFGRTLIPDYNNLPISSYISIPGSLGEIGTCLWLLIVGVRKPKSIS; encoded by the coding sequence ATGGACGCAAAGAACAGGAATGCCAGGATCGCCGGATTTCTTTACCTGATTGTAGTCGTGAGCGGCATCTTTACCCTGATGTATGTCCCTGGTCAGCTGATCGTAAAAGGTGATGCTGCAGCAACCGTTCAGAAGATCGTAGCCAATGAGTCTCTTTACCGTTGGGGAATAGCAGCAGGCTTCATTTGCTACACAGCCTTCCTCCTGCTCCCCTTGTTTCTTTACAAACTACTTCATGAGGTCAATGAATGGTACGCGCGACTCATGGTCGTCTTTGTCATCGTCAGCTCTCCGATCTCATTCCTGAATCTCATCAACAAGTTCGCAGTGTTGTCCATCATCAACGGTCCGGGTAACGTATTACAAAACGACGCCTTGCAATCACAGGTGATGTTCTATAATGGATTGTACAACTACGGCATCTTGATCACTTTCATCTTCTGGGGATTGTGGCTGCTGCCCTTTGGATATCTCGTCTTCCGCTCCGGATTTCTACCGAAGTTCCTGGGCATTCTGTTAATGATAGGATGCTTTGGTTACCTGATCAATGTATTTGGAAGAACACTCATTCCTGATTATAACAATCTGCCGATCTCAAGTTATATCAGTATCCCTGGATCTCTTGGTGAGATCGGAACATGTCTCTGGCTGTTGATCGTCGGCGTACGTAAACCGAAATCCATATCATAG
- a CDS encoding transporter, with amino-acid sequence MLSQILVAIVTFTITNMDDLLILSIYFANPDYKTRHIVAGQYLGILSLIVVSFVGVILGAILADHWISFLGVVPFALGIKGLFQLRENERDEEEVSSNNNTHKHQYLSVALVTIANGGDNIGVYAPLFANLTFSDIILYMIIFLLLTAVWCALAYYLTSHPGVKRVFEKHGKVILPCFLILLGLFIMKDFGIWILTIL; translated from the coding sequence ATGCTATCTCAGATTCTTGTGGCTATTGTCACCTTCACGATCACCAACATGGATGACCTGCTGATCCTGAGCATCTACTTTGCAAATCCTGACTATAAGACCCGTCATATTGTTGCGGGTCAATATCTGGGCATCCTCAGTCTTATTGTGGTCAGCTTTGTGGGAGTGATCCTCGGTGCAATTCTTGCTGATCACTGGATAAGCTTTCTGGGCGTGGTCCCATTTGCTTTAGGGATAAAAGGTCTTTTTCAATTAAGAGAAAATGAGAGGGATGAGGAAGAAGTCAGCTCAAATAATAACACCCACAAGCATCAATATCTGAGTGTTGCGTTGGTTACGATTGCCAACGGCGGCGACAATATTGGAGTATACGCTCCTTTGTTTGCCAATCTTACCTTCAGCGATATTATCCTTTACATGATCATATTTCTACTGCTCACAGCAGTATGGTGTGCGCTGGCCTATTATTTAACCAGTCATCCCGGAGTGAAACGTGTTTTTGAAAAACATGGTAAGGTAATTCTCCCATGCTTTCTGATCCTGCTGGGATTATTCATCATGAAGGATTTTGGCATTTGGATCCTGACGATCCTGTAA
- a CDS encoding T9SS type A sorting domain-containing protein, with product MIFESIIGNEKVIDLSSFAKGIYLVRVGGNDTSFVTRIVLN from the coding sequence ATGATCTTTGAAAGTATCATTGGAAATGAGAAAGTCATTGACCTTTCGTCGTTCGCCAAAGGAATTTATCTGGTAAGAGTAGGAGGAAATGATACGTCATTTGTGACGCGAATTGTCTTGAATTAA
- a CDS encoding metalloregulator ArsR/SmtB family transcription factor: MRRDIFQAIADPTRRAILVLIAAQAMTPNSLAEHFDTTRQAVSKHLRILTECELVKQEFQGREIYYQLELNKMKEIDKWIAQFRKIWEDRFNQLDDVLSKLKTNKK, from the coding sequence ATGAGAAGAGACATTTTTCAGGCTATTGCGGATCCGACAAGAAGAGCGATTCTGGTATTGATCGCCGCACAGGCGATGACGCCCAACTCCCTTGCCGAGCATTTTGACACCACGCGGCAGGCAGTTTCAAAACACCTGAGAATATTGACCGAGTGTGAGCTGGTTAAACAGGAGTTTCAGGGGAGAGAAATTTACTATCAGCTAGAACTAAATAAAATGAAAGAGATTGACAAATGGATCGCGCAGTTCAGGAAGATCTGGGAAGATCGTTTCAATCAACTCGATGACGTATTATCAAAACTAAAGACCAATAAAAAATGA
- a CDS encoding SRPBCC domain-containing protein, with amino-acid sequence MKTNLQFDFTVDKTAKTVFITREFDANPSLVWDAFTQSEILDQWWAPKPYTSRTKAMDFKVGGKRFYAMISPEGHEHWGLQKFTSISPKTNFKMSNFFADKDENPQIPGSDWDYTFSAHPDDRERTLVSIVIKNDSLERMEKMIEMGFKEGFTMGLQQLDELLPGLKKK; translated from the coding sequence ATGAAAACCAACCTGCAATTTGACTTTACTGTCGACAAGACAGCAAAAACAGTATTCATCACAAGAGAATTCGACGCCAATCCATCACTGGTATGGGATGCATTCACCCAATCTGAGATTCTTGATCAATGGTGGGCACCAAAGCCATATACTTCAAGAACAAAAGCGATGGATTTCAAAGTGGGTGGCAAAAGATTTTACGCGATGATTAGTCCGGAAGGACATGAACACTGGGGACTTCAGAAGTTTACTTCGATCAGTCCAAAAACGAATTTCAAAATGTCCAACTTCTTTGCGGATAAAGATGAGAATCCTCAAATACCAGGTTCTGATTGGGATTATACTTTCAGTGCACATCCTGATGATCGTGAGAGAACATTAGTGAGCATCGTTATTAAGAATGATTCCCTTGAGCGCATGGAGAAGATGATTGAGATGGGCTTCAAGGAAGGATTCACGATGGGCTTGCAGCAGCTGGATGAGTTATTGCCGGGGTTGAAGAAAAAGTAG
- the tnpA gene encoding IS200/IS605 family transposase, with product MSQSLVKIYLHITFSTKYHEPLIFEEIEKELHNYLAEICTSIECHPIKIGGYDDHVHIVCSLSRKIALMNLIEELKTSSSGWMKSKDVRLKKFYWQDGYYAVSVNPADLQELINYVENQREHHKKVTYKEEVIALLKKNRIAYDERYVWD from the coding sequence ATGTCACAATCGCTCGTTAAGATTTATCTTCACATTACTTTCAGTACTAAATATCACGAACCATTAATTTTTGAGGAGATAGAAAAAGAACTTCATAACTATCTGGCTGAAATTTGTACAAGTATAGAGTGTCACCCCATCAAAATTGGAGGATACGATGATCATGTTCACATTGTTTGCTCTCTTTCCAGGAAGATCGCATTGATGAACCTTATAGAAGAACTAAAGACCTCATCTTCCGGATGGATGAAGTCTAAAGACGTGAGGCTAAAGAAGTTTTATTGGCAAGATGGCTACTACGCGGTATCTGTAAATCCTGCCGACCTTCAGGAACTTATTAATTATGTTGAAAATCAGCGTGAGCATCATAAGAAAGTAACATATAAAGAGGAAGTCATTGCTCTTCTTAAGAAGAATAGGATTGCCTACGATGAACGTTATGTATGGGATTAA